One Saccharopolyspora erythraea NRRL 2338 genomic region harbors:
- a CDS encoding WhiB family transcriptional regulator: MTTTARLPKPVSDSWQWQLKAACRDLASSRFFHPDHERGNSRDERERNAKRVCHTCPVIRECRAHALATREPYGVWGGLSEHERRTLVASGQVA, translated from the coding sequence TTGACGACGACGGCGCGACTTCCCAAGCCTGTCAGCGACTCCTGGCAGTGGCAACTCAAGGCGGCCTGCCGCGACCTGGCCTCGAGCCGGTTCTTCCACCCCGACCACGAGCGCGGCAACTCGCGCGACGAGCGGGAGCGCAACGCCAAGAGGGTGTGCCACACCTGCCCGGTCATCCGGGAGTGCCGCGCTCACGCGCTGGCCACGAGGGAGCCGTACGGCGTCTGGGGCGGTCTGAGCGAACACGAGCGCCGGACCCTGGTCGCCAGCGGGCAGGTTGCTTGA
- a CDS encoding NAD-dependent epimerase/dehydratase family protein — MRVRQEGGSAVGNGFGRAAVTGGAGFLGSHLCERLVAAGTEVLCLDNLVTGSAGNVEALRGDPRFELVDHDIARSPVHAGGIDLVVHMASPASPEHYLRLPLETLRAGSAGTEHALELAERNGARFLLVSTSEVYGDPLEHPQSEEYWGNVNPIGPRSVYDEAKRYAEALTSAHRSCRGTDTRIARVFNTYGPRMRPDDGRMVPTFVRQALAGEPITVAGDGTQTRSLCYVGDTVRGLLGVAAGDWPGPVNIGNPDELTVRGLAELVRELAGSASPITHVPAVVDDPKRRCPDIGLAERELDWRPATSTREGLLRTIMWFQRNQHGTGHVSVG; from the coding sequence ATGCGGGTCCGGCAGGAAGGCGGTTCTGCGGTGGGCAACGGATTCGGACGCGCGGCCGTCACGGGTGGGGCGGGCTTCCTGGGATCGCACCTGTGCGAACGGCTCGTCGCCGCGGGCACCGAGGTGCTGTGCCTGGACAACCTGGTGACCGGTTCGGCGGGCAACGTCGAAGCGCTGCGCGGTGATCCGCGTTTCGAGCTGGTCGACCACGACATCGCGCGCTCGCCGGTGCACGCCGGCGGCATCGACCTCGTGGTGCACATGGCCTCACCGGCCTCACCCGAGCACTACCTGCGGCTGCCCCTGGAGACGCTGCGTGCGGGCAGCGCGGGCACCGAACACGCCCTGGAGCTGGCCGAGCGCAACGGCGCCCGGTTCCTGCTGGTGTCGACCAGCGAGGTCTACGGCGACCCGCTGGAGCACCCGCAGTCCGAGGAGTACTGGGGCAACGTCAACCCGATCGGCCCGCGCTCCGTCTACGACGAGGCCAAGCGCTACGCCGAGGCGCTGACCTCCGCGCACCGCTCGTGCCGGGGCACCGACACCCGCATAGCCCGGGTGTTCAACACCTACGGCCCGCGGATGCGCCCGGACGACGGCCGGATGGTGCCGACGTTCGTCCGCCAGGCGCTGGCCGGCGAACCGATCACGGTCGCGGGCGACGGAACGCAGACGCGGTCGCTGTGCTACGTCGGAGACACCGTGCGCGGTCTCCTCGGTGTCGCCGCCGGCGACTGGCCGGGGCCGGTGAACATCGGCAACCCCGACGAGCTGACCGTCCGCGGGCTCGCCGAGCTGGTCCGCGAGCTGGCCGGTTCGGCCTCCCCGATCACCCACGTCCCCGCCGTGGTCGACGACCCGAAACGCCGCTGCCCGGACATCGGGCTCGCCGAGCGGGAACTGGACTGGCGGCCCGCCACCAGCACCAGGGAAGGGCTGCTGCGCACGATCATGTGGTTCCAGCGCAACCAGCACGGCACCGGGCACGTGAGCGTCGGCTGA
- a CDS encoding nuclear transport factor 2 family protein codes for MSMATRTAVEELLRRIGEGDPDRIAELYAEQCDWKLDWPESEHGRAATPWIRHRATRGDAAAHYRELAEHHLPERAATEVERVLVDGSDAVVLGEIRQTARSTGRAYRARFALHLTVEDGLVTRHHVYEDSLAVAQAFDPRG; via the coding sequence ATGTCCATGGCCACGCGCACCGCGGTTGAAGAGCTTCTGCGCCGCATCGGTGAGGGTGACCCCGACCGCATCGCCGAGCTGTATGCCGAGCAATGCGACTGGAAGCTCGACTGGCCGGAGTCCGAACACGGCCGCGCGGCCACGCCGTGGATCCGCCACCGCGCCACCCGCGGCGACGCCGCCGCTCACTACCGCGAACTCGCCGAGCACCACCTGCCCGAGCGGGCGGCGACCGAGGTCGAGCGCGTCCTCGTGGACGGCAGCGATGCGGTCGTGCTCGGCGAGATCCGCCAGACCGCCCGGTCCACCGGGCGCGCGTATCGCGCGCGTTTTGCCTTGCACCTCACGGTCGAGGACGGCCTAGTCACGCGCCACCACGTCTACGAGGACAGTCTCGCCGTCGCTCAAGCATTCGATCCGCGCGGTTGA
- a CDS encoding STAS domain-containing protein — MTVEPQAPNGAPGPDLGEPAALPHTLRVRISSPRPDAIVVTLVGEVDGATVERFEDALLPRLSAEVRLIVVDLVAVDFLGVAGLALLDYTYHRAQAGEFAMRLVVCDREIKHALHMAWLDESINCYPSVQAALEPNESPI; from the coding sequence GTGACCGTCGAACCGCAAGCACCGAACGGCGCACCCGGCCCCGATCTCGGAGAGCCGGCGGCGCTCCCCCACACCCTGCGGGTGCGGATCTCCAGCCCGCGCCCGGACGCGATCGTGGTGACCCTGGTGGGCGAGGTCGACGGCGCCACCGTCGAACGCTTCGAGGACGCCCTCCTGCCGCGTCTGTCGGCGGAGGTGCGGCTGATCGTGGTCGACCTGGTGGCGGTCGACTTCCTCGGCGTGGCGGGACTCGCGCTGCTGGACTACACCTACCACCGCGCGCAGGCGGGTGAGTTCGCGATGCGGCTGGTCGTCTGCGACCGCGAGATCAAGCACGCGTTGCACATGGCCTGGCTCGACGAGTCGATCAACTGCTACCCCAGCGTGCAAGCCGCGCTGGAGCCCAACGAGTCACCGATCTGA
- a CDS encoding class I SAM-dependent methyltransferase yields the protein MNRDIRTSEDVMRMLDRLLVDDADRRRAGGSGWWDGFYADRDAPIPFFVAKPDESLVSWLERGLIAPGRALDLGCGPGRNALHLASLGFEVDAVDLSPRAVAWGRERAREADVAVRFHCADVFTAELPSRRYDLVYDSGCLHHLPPHRRVSYLELLDRLLVPGGHFGLACFASGAMGSELPDEEFYRRGSLEGGLAYTPEALRWIFTEYSEIELRAMAEQPPNSPLFGVPFLLAALFRRE from the coding sequence GTGAACCGGGATATCCGCACGTCGGAAGACGTCATGCGCATGCTCGACCGACTGCTGGTCGACGACGCGGACCGCCGGCGGGCCGGTGGCTCCGGCTGGTGGGACGGTTTCTACGCCGACCGCGATGCGCCGATCCCGTTCTTCGTCGCCAAACCGGACGAGAGCCTGGTTTCGTGGCTCGAGCGGGGGCTGATCGCTCCGGGCCGGGCGCTCGATCTGGGCTGCGGACCCGGTCGCAACGCACTGCACCTGGCGTCGCTCGGCTTCGAGGTCGACGCCGTCGACCTCTCACCGCGCGCGGTCGCCTGGGGGAGGGAACGGGCGCGCGAGGCGGACGTCGCGGTGCGCTTCCACTGCGCCGACGTCTTCACCGCCGAACTGCCGTCCCGCCGCTACGACCTGGTCTACGACTCCGGCTGCCTGCACCACCTCCCGCCGCACCGCCGGGTGAGCTACCTGGAGCTGCTGGACCGCCTGCTGGTCCCGGGAGGTCACTTCGGCCTCGCCTGCTTCGCGTCCGGAGCCATGGGCTCCGAACTCCCGGACGAGGAGTTCTACCGCCGCGGCAGCCTCGAGGGCGGACTGGCGTACACACCTGAGGCGTTGCGCTGGATCTTCACCGAGTACTCGGAGATCGAGTTGCGCGCGATGGCGGAACAGCCGCCGAACTCGCCGCTGTTCGGGGTTCCCTTCCTGCTGGCCGCGCTCTTCCGCAGGGAGTAA
- a CDS encoding HAD family hydrolase yields the protein MIAETRTEFLVASSLDNALVAAGAGVTKRTRRAITRLCSGGGRFVLVTTRPLRSALELARQAGAQTLVCSGGGVVFDPWRERLLAAKMFSVQESRRLAAILRGRLDDVRLAFDSLGGCELDEDFRIGWADSPGLSWSERAEVSGPVTKVMVQSDSVPVAILAEKVRREIASMGAVAIPAPGFVDVLPVGVDHASHLRSLCRQGKASAATTVAFGAVPADLPLLDWSDIPVAMADADLESMDVAGYLAGPHDEEGVAEFIERLLGKQSL from the coding sequence GTGATTGCTGAAACCCGTACCGAATTCCTGGTCGCATCCAGCCTGGACAATGCTTTGGTGGCGGCCGGGGCGGGCGTAACGAAGCGCACCCGGCGCGCGATAACCCGGTTGTGCTCCGGCGGAGGGCGATTCGTGCTCGTCACCACCCGCCCGCTTCGATCGGCGCTGGAATTGGCGCGGCAGGCGGGTGCTCAGACATTGGTCTGTTCCGGTGGTGGAGTCGTGTTCGACCCTTGGCGGGAGCGGCTGCTGGCGGCGAAAATGTTCTCCGTGCAGGAATCGCGTCGGCTCGCGGCAATCCTGCGGGGCAGGCTCGACGACGTACGGCTCGCGTTCGACTCGCTCGGCGGGTGCGAGCTGGACGAGGATTTCCGGATCGGCTGGGCGGACTCGCCCGGGCTGAGCTGGTCCGAAAGAGCCGAGGTTTCGGGTCCTGTGACAAAGGTCATGGTCCAGTCCGATTCCGTTCCCGTGGCGATCCTGGCGGAGAAAGTCCGGCGTGAAATCGCTTCCATGGGGGCGGTGGCGATTCCCGCGCCCGGTTTCGTCGACGTGCTGCCGGTGGGAGTGGACCACGCCAGCCACCTGAGATCGTTGTGCCGTCAGGGGAAAGCGTCGGCCGCGACAACGGTCGCCTTCGGCGCGGTGCCCGCGGACCTGCCGTTGCTGGATTGGTCGGACATCCCGGTGGCGATGGCCGATGCAGATCTGGAATCGATGGACGTGGCGGGTTATCTCGCCGGACCGCATGACGAAGAAGGGGTTGCCGAGTTCATCGAACGGTTGCTGGGCAAGCAATCATTGTGA
- a CDS encoding DUF2188 domain-containing protein, with translation MGERHVVPNRGHGGWKVIGSSTGATEQQADTQAEAVEQAIAELAHDGGEVLVHGLDGAVQEKRVVHPRQR, from the coding sequence ATGGGTGAGCGACACGTGGTCCCGAACCGGGGGCACGGCGGCTGGAAGGTCATCGGATCGAGCACCGGCGCAACCGAGCAGCAGGCCGACACCCAGGCCGAAGCGGTCGAGCAGGCGATCGCGGAGCTGGCGCACGACGGTGGCGAGGTCCTCGTCCACGGCCTCGACGGCGCGGTGCAGGAGAAGCGGGTCGTGCACCCGCGCCAGCGGTAG
- a CDS encoding DUF2188 domain-containing protein: MGVWRVRQHPEGRWQVLTPGDTQACKRMESQADAVAAAYRFAADEGGGAVIVHASGDEVEWRRIVPPSAEPYRWEWGQVETSG, translated from the coding sequence ATGGGAGTGTGGCGGGTCCGTCAACATCCGGAAGGCCGGTGGCAGGTCCTGACGCCGGGCGACACCCAGGCGTGCAAGCGCATGGAGTCGCAGGCCGACGCGGTCGCGGCGGCCTACCGCTTCGCCGCGGACGAAGGCGGCGGAGCGGTCATCGTGCACGCGTCCGGTGACGAGGTGGAGTGGCGGCGGATCGTGCCGCCCAGCGCCGAGCCCTACCGGTGGGAGTGGGGACAGGTGGAGACCTCCGGCTGA
- a CDS encoding YqjF family protein, translating to MLHDVTFLHWPYDPERIRPLLPAGTEPDVFDGRAWIGVVGLAMEPVRALGLPVPPPVRRTTRSTQLNVRTYCVDSRGRRGLVFLSMETSRPSFGFAARLAGRLPYHSAAVAGRASDTEVEYSARRRGRRFRLGSSGRAASGVFPPIGMRFRVRLGDVVEPDPLDHFLTARWRLHNRWYGTTMRVPVRHEPWALRTGELVAFADGGLLTDAGLRPPDESAHVLYSPGTRVGLGLPAFL from the coding sequence ATGCTGCACGACGTGACTTTCCTGCACTGGCCGTACGACCCCGAGCGCATCCGCCCGCTGCTGCCCGCGGGCACCGAACCCGACGTCTTCGACGGCAGGGCCTGGATCGGCGTCGTGGGGCTCGCGATGGAACCGGTGCGCGCGCTCGGTCTTCCGGTGCCGCCGCCCGTTCGGCGCACCACCCGGAGCACCCAGCTCAACGTCCGGACCTACTGCGTCGACTCCCGCGGGCGCCGGGGACTGGTGTTCCTGTCCATGGAGACGTCCCGGCCGTCGTTCGGGTTCGCGGCAAGGCTCGCCGGGCGGCTTCCCTACCACTCTGCGGCGGTCGCCGGGCGGGCCTCCGACACCGAGGTCGAGTACAGCGCCCGTCGTAGGGGTCGCCGCTTCCGTCTCGGTTCTTCCGGTCGCGCTGCTTCGGGCGTTTTCCCGCCGATCGGCATGAGATTCCGGGTTCGGCTGGGCGATGTGGTCGAACCGGACCCGCTCGACCACTTCCTGACCGCGCGCTGGCGCCTGCACAACCGCTGGTACGGCACGACGATGCGGGTTCCGGTCAGGCACGAACCGTGGGCGCTGCGCACCGGCGAACTGGTCGCCTTCGCCGACGGCGGTCTGCTCACCGACGCCGGGCTGCGACCACCGGACGAGAGCGCGCACGTGCTGTACTCGCCGGGCACGCGGGTCGGGCTCGGCCTGCCGGCCTTCCTCTGA
- a CDS encoding nucleotide pyrophosphohydrolase, with amino-acid sequence MDLAELRDRLRVFAADRDWEQYHTPKNLVMALSGEVGELAALFQWLTPEESAAAARDPELSPDVLDELADVTIYLVRLADVLGVDLLAASEAKIERNEHRFPRKS; translated from the coding sequence ATGGATCTGGCAGAACTCCGGGACCGCCTGCGCGTGTTCGCCGCCGACCGCGACTGGGAGCAGTACCACACGCCGAAGAACCTCGTCATGGCCCTGAGCGGCGAAGTCGGCGAGCTGGCGGCGCTCTTCCAGTGGCTGACCCCCGAGGAGTCGGCCGCTGCCGCCCGCGACCCGGAACTCTCGCCGGACGTTCTCGACGAGCTCGCCGACGTCACCATCTACCTGGTCCGCCTCGCCGACGTGCTGGGAGTCGACCTCCTGGCCGCGTCCGAGGCCAAGATCGAACGCAACGAGCACCGCTTCCCCAGGAAGTCCTAG
- a CDS encoding zinc-dependent alcohol dehydrogenase, translated as MRALTWQGPRDVRVQDVPDPRLETDTDAIVRITSTAICGSDLHLYEVLAPFLSPGDVLGHEPMGIVEETGSAVEHIRPGDRVVVPFNIACGDCWMCRRGLHAQCETTQNTDQGCGASLFGYTKLYGQVPGGQAEYLRVPQAQFGPIKVPEGPPDEQFLYLSDVLPTAWQAVEYAAVPEGGSVAVFGLGPIGQMSARIARHRGFRPIAVDLVDERLKMAERNGIEVVDARHTDDVPAVLRERTDGRGPDSVIDAVGMEAHGSPGAEFAQKMASVLPDAVAEPLMTKAGVDRLAVLHQCIDSVRRAGTISLSGVYGGMADPLPMLTMFDKGLRVAMGQAHVRRWIGDLLPLVEDESDPLGVRDLATHHLPLEEAPNGYDIFQRKVDGSIKVLLHPQG; from the coding sequence ATGAGAGCGCTGACCTGGCAGGGACCGCGGGACGTGCGGGTGCAGGACGTGCCCGACCCGCGGCTGGAGACCGACACCGACGCCATCGTGCGCATCACCAGCACCGCGATCTGCGGTTCGGACCTGCACCTGTACGAGGTGCTCGCGCCGTTCCTCAGCCCCGGGGACGTGCTCGGCCACGAACCGATGGGCATCGTGGAGGAGACCGGCTCCGCCGTCGAGCACATCAGGCCGGGCGACCGGGTCGTCGTGCCCTTCAACATCGCGTGCGGCGACTGCTGGATGTGCCGGCGCGGCCTGCACGCCCAGTGCGAGACGACGCAGAACACCGACCAGGGCTGCGGCGCGTCCCTGTTCGGCTACACCAAGCTCTACGGGCAGGTGCCCGGTGGCCAGGCGGAGTACCTGCGCGTGCCGCAGGCGCAGTTCGGACCGATCAAGGTGCCCGAGGGACCGCCGGACGAGCAGTTCCTGTACCTCTCCGACGTGCTGCCGACCGCGTGGCAGGCCGTCGAGTACGCGGCCGTGCCGGAGGGCGGTTCGGTCGCGGTGTTCGGGCTCGGTCCGATCGGGCAGATGTCCGCCCGGATCGCACGGCACCGCGGATTCCGTCCCATCGCGGTCGACCTCGTCGACGAGCGGCTGAAGATGGCCGAGCGCAACGGGATCGAGGTGGTCGACGCCCGCCACACCGACGACGTGCCCGCGGTGCTGCGTGAGAGGACCGACGGCCGGGGCCCCGACTCGGTGATCGACGCCGTCGGGATGGAGGCGCACGGCTCGCCCGGAGCCGAGTTCGCGCAGAAGATGGCGAGCGTCCTGCCCGACGCGGTCGCCGAGCCGCTGATGACCAAGGCGGGTGTGGACCGGCTGGCCGTGCTGCACCAGTGCATCGACTCGGTGCGCAGGGCGGGCACGATCTCGCTCAGCGGCGTCTACGGCGGGATGGCCGACCCGCTGCCGATGCTCACGATGTTCGACAAGGGCCTGCGGGTCGCCATGGGGCAGGCCCACGTGCGGCGCTGGATCGGCGACCTGCTGCCGCTGGTGGAGGACGAGTCCGACCCGCTCGGCGTGCGCGACCTGGCGACGCACCACCTGCCGCTGGAGGAAGCGCCCAACGGCTACGACATCTTCCAACGCAAGGTCGACGGCTCGATCAAGGTTCTCCTGCACCCGCAGGGGTGA
- a CDS encoding LLM class flavin-dependent oxidoreductase, protein MPPRFSVLDRSRTRQGQGHPEALRDTVAFAREIEALGYHRFWVSEHHGVPGVAGSAPTVLAAAVASATSRIRVGTGGVMLPNHRPLVVAEQFGVLESLFPGRIDMGLGRSLGFTGPVRRALGADKADAERFREQVAELLGYFAGDRPGVRVSPSEGLRVPAFVLATGAGADHAAELGLPLVIADVRGEDAMLRAIERYRDRFRPSASTPAPYVVLSRTVAVAETTERAYELLVSEAWAMAYSRTRGVFPALAPVDEVLSLEMTDRERRLFQEAVRADVHGTEDEVRAALTRLAERTGADEILVTTSTYDRGRMLDSYRRLASVAGLLSAPVGS, encoded by the coding sequence ATGCCACCGCGTTTCTCCGTGCTCGACCGCTCGCGCACCCGCCAGGGGCAGGGCCACCCCGAAGCGCTGCGGGACACCGTCGCGTTCGCCCGCGAGATCGAGGCGCTGGGCTACCACCGGTTCTGGGTTTCCGAGCACCACGGCGTCCCGGGTGTGGCCGGATCCGCCCCGACCGTGCTGGCCGCCGCGGTCGCGTCGGCCACTTCGCGCATCCGCGTCGGAACCGGTGGCGTGATGCTGCCGAACCACCGGCCGCTGGTGGTGGCCGAGCAGTTCGGGGTGCTGGAGTCGCTGTTCCCCGGCCGCATCGACATGGGTCTCGGCCGCTCGCTGGGCTTCACCGGGCCGGTCCGGCGCGCGCTCGGCGCGGACAAGGCGGACGCCGAGCGGTTCCGGGAGCAGGTCGCCGAGCTGCTCGGGTACTTCGCCGGAGACAGGCCCGGCGTGCGGGTGAGCCCGAGCGAAGGGCTGCGCGTCCCCGCGTTCGTGCTCGCCACCGGTGCCGGCGCCGACCACGCGGCCGAGCTCGGACTCCCGCTGGTGATAGCCGACGTGCGCGGGGAGGACGCGATGCTGCGCGCGATCGAGCGGTACCGCGACCGGTTCCGGCCGTCCGCCTCGACACCGGCGCCGTACGTGGTCCTCTCTCGCACGGTGGCGGTGGCGGAGACGACCGAACGCGCGTACGAGCTGCTGGTGTCGGAGGCATGGGCGATGGCCTACTCCCGCACGCGCGGGGTGTTCCCCGCGCTCGCTCCGGTCGACGAGGTGTTGTCGCTGGAGATGACCGATCGCGAGCGGCGGCTGTTCCAGGAGGCGGTGCGCGCCGACGTCCACGGGACCGAGGACGAGGTCCGCGCGGCTTTGACCCGGCTGGCCGAGCGAACCGGCGCCGACGAAATCCTGGTCACCACGAGCACTTACGACCGCGGGCGGATGCTGGACTCCTACCGCAGGCTCGCGTCCGTGGCGGGGCTGCTGTCCGCCCCTGTGGGCAGCTGA
- a CDS encoding LmbU family transcriptional regulator, translating to MRDRDHGSRLTNGDSRSLDSGREKRVERSGEVLATQVGLQFPHSLPFEDWERAGKKITRIVNSSAWFLGDWVVYGQARYSDRYRRAIETARLDYQTIRNYAWVARRFELSRRRDKLSFQHHAEVAALPVDQQDRWLDRAEEAGWSRNQLRQHIRNSRLAVQGAGSVERAMPAIQVTSERLERWQRAAERAGSSIESWIVANLDSAAGRVLEEADQPPRQVEAPRQTEHPPRQVEQQHRQLVARA from the coding sequence ATGCGCGATCGCGATCATGGTTCTCGGCTGACCAATGGCGATTCCCGGTCCCTGGACAGTGGCAGGGAAAAGCGAGTGGAACGCTCCGGTGAGGTGCTGGCGACCCAGGTGGGGTTGCAGTTTCCGCATTCGCTCCCATTCGAGGACTGGGAGCGGGCGGGAAAGAAGATTACCCGTATTGTGAATTCGTCGGCCTGGTTCCTCGGTGACTGGGTGGTCTACGGGCAGGCGCGGTATTCGGATCGTTACCGGCGGGCGATCGAGACCGCCCGGCTCGATTACCAGACGATCCGCAACTACGCCTGGGTCGCCCGGCGCTTCGAGCTGTCGCGGCGGCGCGACAAGCTGAGCTTCCAGCACCACGCCGAGGTCGCCGCGCTGCCGGTCGACCAGCAGGACCGCTGGCTCGACCGCGCCGAGGAAGCCGGCTGGTCGCGCAACCAGCTCCGCCAGCACATCCGCAACAGCCGGCTGGCCGTGCAGGGCGCGGGCAGCGTCGAGCGGGCGATGCCCGCCATCCAGGTGACCAGCGAGCGCCTGGAGCGCTGGCAGCGCGCCGCCGAGCGGGCGGGCAGCAGCATCGAGAGCTGGATCGTGGCCAACCTCGACTCGGCCGCGGGCCGCGTCCTGGAGGAAGCCGACCAGCCGCCCCGGCAGGTCGAGGCGCCCCGGCAGACCGAGCACCCTCCCCGCCAGGTCGAGCAGCAGCACCGGCAACTGGTCGCCCGGGCATAA
- a CDS encoding DUF1360 domain-containing protein: MAKKSAKAAGEIHEEAETYRGGAPRPLRGHVLMMALFSALVAAAAGLAAATGRRLPSDVRGYDLLLLTAGTHKLARTLSKDAVTSPLRTPFTRYEETGGPAEVNEEVRRSSQTRHAIGELITCPFCLDLWIATGFAVGMVFAPRLTRLVATTFTAMTGADFLQLAYARMQQSQS; this comes from the coding sequence ATGGCGAAGAAGTCCGCGAAGGCGGCCGGAGAGATCCACGAGGAGGCCGAGACCTACCGCGGCGGAGCACCCAGACCCCTGCGCGGCCACGTGCTGATGATGGCGTTGTTCAGCGCCCTGGTCGCGGCCGCGGCGGGGCTGGCCGCCGCCACCGGGCGCCGGCTGCCCTCCGACGTCCGCGGATACGACTTGCTCCTGCTCACCGCCGGCACGCACAAGCTTGCGCGCACGCTGTCCAAGGACGCGGTGACCAGCCCGCTACGCACGCCCTTCACCCGGTACGAGGAGACCGGCGGGCCGGCCGAGGTCAACGAGGAGGTCCGCCGCAGCAGCCAGACCAGGCACGCCATCGGCGAGCTCATCACCTGCCCCTTCTGCCTGGACCTGTGGATCGCCACCGGTTTCGCCGTCGGCATGGTCTTCGCGCCGCGCCTCACCCGCCTCGTCGCCACCACCTTCACCGCCATGACCGGCGCCGACTTCCTGCAGCTCGCCTACGCCCGCATGCAGCAGTCGCAGTCCTGA
- a CDS encoding AI-2E family transporter, whose amino-acid sequence MPRGLSGAAAVSWRVLVVAAAVGLAGYVLTYLAAVAMPVVIALLLAALLGPFSNWLTGKGAPRALATALVVCVGLISVTGVLALVVGTVVADLPRLQAQVSNTLESGEAWLRLGPLRLDQRQLDELVNDATATLQTHQGGIISGVLSTAVTSGEVLGGALLVLFTLIFFLYDGDRIWNFLLRGFPLGSRDRVDLAGRSGFDALTGYVRATAAVACMDAIGVGVSAALIGVPLAPALAALVFLGAFVPYLGILITGTLAVLVCLVTVGFWPAVLMAAIVIVVTQLEGHVLQPLLLGRASHLHPLAVVLSISVGFVLAGVAGAVVAVPVLAVSAAAVRSLSEPEGRRDRGTEEEEAHGGEGHGGEGHGGADRAGEQAESPKPPPPGR is encoded by the coding sequence ATGCCGCGCGGGCTGAGCGGGGCGGCCGCGGTGAGCTGGCGAGTGCTCGTCGTCGCGGCGGCGGTGGGCCTGGCCGGCTACGTGCTCACCTACCTGGCGGCGGTGGCGATGCCGGTGGTCATCGCGCTGCTGCTCGCCGCGCTGCTCGGTCCTTTCTCGAACTGGCTGACGGGCAAGGGCGCACCCCGCGCGCTGGCGACCGCGCTCGTGGTCTGCGTGGGGCTGATCTCGGTCACCGGCGTGCTCGCGCTGGTGGTCGGCACCGTGGTCGCCGACCTGCCGCGCCTGCAGGCGCAGGTCTCCAACACGCTGGAGAGCGGGGAGGCGTGGCTGCGGCTCGGACCGCTGCGGCTCGACCAACGCCAGCTCGACGAGCTGGTCAACGACGCCACCGCGACCCTGCAGACGCACCAGGGCGGCATCATCTCCGGCGTGCTGAGCACGGCCGTGACCTCCGGCGAGGTCCTCGGCGGCGCGTTGCTGGTGCTGTTCACCCTGATCTTCTTCCTCTACGACGGGGACCGGATCTGGAACTTCCTGCTCCGCGGTTTTCCCCTGGGGAGCAGGGACCGCGTGGACCTGGCCGGGCGCAGCGGATTCGACGCGCTGACCGGTTACGTCCGCGCGACCGCGGCCGTGGCGTGCATGGACGCCATCGGAGTCGGAGTCAGCGCGGCGCTCATCGGCGTGCCGCTGGCCCCGGCGCTGGCGGCGCTGGTCTTCCTCGGCGCCTTCGTGCCGTACCTCGGAATCCTGATCACCGGCACGCTGGCGGTGCTGGTCTGCCTGGTCACGGTCGGTTTCTGGCCCGCCGTGCTGATGGCGGCGATCGTCATCGTGGTCACGCAGCTGGAGGGCCACGTGCTCCAGCCGCTGCTGCTCGGCAGGGCGTCGCACCTGCACCCGCTCGCCGTGGTGCTGTCGATCTCGGTCGGATTCGTGCTGGCGGGCGTTGCGGGCGCGGTCGTCGCGGTGCCCGTGCTCGCGGTGTCGGCCGCGGCGGTCCGGTCGCTGAGCGAACCTGAGGGGCGGCGAGATCGCGGGACGGAGGAAGAGGAGGCGCACGGTGGCGAGGGCCACGGCGGGGAGGGCCACGGCGGGGCGGACCGAGCCGGGGAGCAGGCCGAGTCGCCCAAGCCGCCGCCACCCGGCCGCTGA